In Methanobacterium sp., a single window of DNA contains:
- a CDS encoding PrsW family glutamic-type intramembrane protease: protein MPPTQDNETDIYTEKVIIESHRPDFKEKIFFLISGVIVSIPITLFFQTFAVNLLTFLPLFIAETVLIVVFAPIIEEFAKAYPLFYRHGETGRSIFILGFLVGLGFGISEFLVYVFILDVPVLLRFPGILFHAASASIIAYGISKRQPVKYYSLAVGLHFSNNFAAIFDPGFTGFLVVNIVTYYLSWKFYGKTSERLINSN from the coding sequence ATGCCGCCTACTCAAGATAATGAAACAGATATCTATACTGAAAAGGTAATTATCGAATCACATCGCCCTGATTTTAAAGAAAAAATTTTCTTTTTAATTTCTGGAGTAATAGTCAGTATTCCAATAACACTTTTTTTTCAGACATTTGCTGTAAATCTATTAACTTTTTTACCTCTTTTTATAGCAGAAACTGTGTTAATTGTTGTTTTTGCTCCAATCATAGAAGAATTTGCCAAAGCTTATCCTCTATTCTATCGACATGGAGAAACTGGAAGATCTATCTTTATTCTGGGATTTCTGGTTGGTTTAGGATTTGGTATATCCGAGTTTTTGGTTTATGTTTTTATATTGGATGTGCCAGTATTATTGAGGTTTCCTGGAATTTTATTTCATGCTGCAAGTGCTTCAATCATTGCATATGGTATTTCAAAAAGGCAACCAGTTAAATATTATTCTCTTGCAGTAGGATTACACTTCTCCAATAACTTTGCAGCAATTTTTGATCCGGGATTTACCGGTTTTTTAGTTGTAAATATAGTCACCTATTATCTTTCGTGGAAATTTTATGGTAAAACATCAGAAAGGCTCATTAACTCAAATTAA
- a CDS encoding exopolysaccharide biosynthesis protein produces MSKTVKSSIFFSDALSQISNENFPDYITLEEFLEIAGYRGRFISCMVLATPFLIPVSIPGSSIPFGIAIMFIGISVIFNKFLMPKKILRYKIPRSTAINILKGSIMVLKKFENVLKPRAQMLTDRYSMNVINGILLVFSAFLLMLPLPIPLTDTLPAYCIFLLSAGILESDGYFIMISYALIIVTALYFGLMFYIGFEGLLIILSHFGLNLQHFYI; encoded by the coding sequence TTGTCCAAAACAGTGAAATCAAGCATCTTTTTTTCAGATGCTCTATCTCAAATTTCCAATGAAAACTTTCCAGATTATATAACTTTAGAAGAATTTTTAGAGATTGCAGGATATCGTGGAAGGTTTATTTCATGCATGGTGCTGGCCACTCCCTTTTTAATTCCTGTATCTATCCCGGGATCAAGTATCCCTTTTGGAATAGCGATAATGTTTATTGGAATAAGCGTTATTTTTAACAAATTTTTAATGCCCAAAAAAATCTTAAGATATAAAATACCCCGAAGTACTGCCATAAATATATTAAAAGGTAGTATTATGGTTTTAAAAAAATTTGAGAATGTACTCAAACCACGTGCTCAGATGTTGACCGACAGGTACTCTATGAATGTAATTAATGGTATTTTATTAGTGTTCAGCGCTTTTTTACTTATGCTTCCCTTACCTATTCCTTTAACAGATACTTTACCTGCTTATTGCATATTTCTGCTTTCTGCAGGTATCCTTGAAAGTGATGGTTATTTTATAATGATAAGTTATGCTCTAATTATTGTTACAGCCCTATATTTTGGTTTAATGTTTTATATAGGGTTTGAAGGACTATTAATTATTTTATCTCATTTTGGTTTGAATTTGCAGCATTTTTATATCTGA